Proteins encoded in a region of the Pirellulales bacterium genome:
- a CDS encoding Gldg family protein, whose translation MNFNVIRAIFRRNFISYFSNPTGYVFICVFVLLTGIAAFWPNEFFNNNLANLDQLNRYLPLIMLIFIPAITMSVWAEERRQGTDELLLTIPATDLEVVMGKYLATVAIFTVALLFSVTNVLVLMLLGDPDIGLLVGTYLGYWFVGVAMLAIGMVASFLTANLTVGFILGVLFNAPLVFADAAEVILSNELTRGVRHWSLAEQFRDFGRGVISLSSVVYFLSIIGVSLYLCMVLIGRRHWWGGRDGHSLLGHYIVRAVALVAFACGLTMLVSHFDRRFDVSSERLSSLSPQTVKVLQELKRPVQVEAFISSQVPDTYVRTRLDLLSMLREFEARSGGKVQVRVNETEPYSENAQRAEEQYGIKSQQVASRARGAMNIKDIFLGVAFSSGLEKVVVPFFDRGVPVEYELVRSIGTVAGEKRKRLGLLVTDAKLQGDFDMQTMSPGRKELIIEELEKQYEVTPVSADSPITEKYDVVLAVQPSSLGEEQMQNFVAMVRSGQATAIYEDPFPYLDPNVPATSAPKRPAGNPMMQQAPPQPKGNIAQLWSLLGVDFADTNIVWQLYNPYPKISQFPQEFVFVDDGSSPQPFNQGNEISSDLQQLLFLFPGSIRQQNASKLNFTWLVTTGDATGTVQFSEIMMPSLFGMGGGQLNPNRRHHRTSQEYVLAAYITGKPGPAVAPPTPQLGANLPMADEGSPDKPADATIDAKLQPAAPPDAKAADTKATDAKPAETPAAAPKDDELNVVLVCDIDVLYSAFVALRNRGDDPEAEVRLDLDNVSFVLNSIDALAKEDRYLDVRKRRERHRSLSDLDQRTEKIREQSAAQREKFVQEFEKAREAAQAELDKKVAEIQKQTEGNPLQTLQRVEMVRRAEEQRLEAKTSQLQSKRDAAIQKVETDLHVEIGRVQRQAKFLAVAIPPILPLTFGAFVFANRRRKEREGVSKMRLR comes from the coding sequence ATGAACTTCAACGTCATCCGCGCCATCTTCCGTCGGAACTTCATCAGCTACTTCAGCAACCCGACGGGCTATGTGTTCATCTGCGTGTTCGTGCTGCTCACCGGCATCGCGGCCTTTTGGCCCAACGAGTTCTTCAACAACAACCTGGCGAATCTCGATCAGCTCAATCGCTACCTGCCGCTGATCATGTTGATCTTCATTCCGGCGATCACCATGAGCGTGTGGGCCGAAGAACGTCGGCAAGGCACCGACGAACTGCTGCTCACCATCCCCGCCACCGACCTGGAAGTGGTGATGGGCAAATATCTGGCGACGGTCGCCATTTTCACGGTGGCGCTCTTGTTCTCCGTGACCAATGTGCTGGTGCTGATGCTCTTGGGCGACCCCGACATCGGGTTGCTGGTCGGCACCTATCTCGGTTATTGGTTTGTGGGCGTGGCGATGCTGGCCATTGGCATGGTGGCGTCGTTCCTGACGGCCAATCTCACGGTCGGCTTTATTCTCGGCGTCCTGTTCAACGCCCCGTTGGTTTTTGCCGACGCCGCCGAAGTCATCCTGTCCAACGAATTGACCCGTGGCGTGCGCCACTGGAGCCTGGCGGAGCAGTTCCGCGATTTCGGCCGTGGCGTGATCAGCCTGTCGAGCGTGGTGTACTTTCTGTCCATCATCGGCGTCTCGCTCTATCTCTGCATGGTGCTCATCGGCCGCCGCCACTGGTGGGGTGGTCGCGATGGCCATTCGCTGCTCGGCCACTACATCGTGCGCGCCGTGGCGCTGGTGGCCTTCGCCTGCGGATTGACCATGTTGGTGTCGCACTTCGATCGTCGCTTCGATGTCAGCTCCGAGCGGCTCAGTTCGCTCTCGCCGCAAACCGTAAAGGTCCTGCAAGAATTAAAGCGACCCGTGCAGGTCGAGGCATTCATCAGCTCGCAAGTGCCAGACACCTATGTCCGCACCCGGCTCGATCTGCTCTCGATGCTCCGCGAGTTCGAGGCCCGCTCCGGCGGCAAGGTGCAAGTGCGCGTCAACGAGACCGAGCCGTACAGCGAAAACGCCCAGCGGGCAGAAGAACAGTACGGCATCAAGAGCCAACAGGTCGCTTCCCGCGCCCGCGGCGCCATGAACATTAAAGACATCTTCCTCGGCGTGGCGTTCAGCTCCGGACTGGAGAAGGTGGTTGTGCCGTTCTTCGATCGCGGCGTGCCCGTCGAGTACGAACTGGTCCGCTCCATCGGCACCGTCGCCGGCGAAAAGCGCAAGCGGCTGGGCCTGTTGGTCACCGACGCCAAACTGCAAGGCGACTTCGACATGCAAACCATGTCCCCTGGTCGCAAAGAGCTGATCATCGAGGAGCTGGAAAAGCAGTACGAAGTCACCCCGGTTAGCGCCGATAGCCCCATCACCGAAAAGTACGACGTGGTGCTGGCCGTGCAGCCCTCCTCGCTTGGCGAAGAGCAAATGCAAAACTTCGTGGCGATGGTGCGCTCGGGACAAGCGACGGCGATCTACGAGGACCCATTCCCCTATCTCGATCCCAATGTCCCCGCCACCAGCGCCCCCAAGCGTCCGGCGGGCAATCCCATGATGCAGCAGGCGCCGCCGCAGCCCAAAGGCAACATCGCCCAATTGTGGTCGCTGCTCGGCGTCGATTTTGCCGACACCAACATCGTTTGGCAGCTTTACAATCCGTATCCCAAGATCAGCCAGTTCCCGCAGGAGTTTGTCTTTGTCGACGACGGCAGTTCGCCGCAACCCTTCAATCAGGGCAACGAAATCAGTTCCGACTTGCAGCAATTGCTGTTCTTGTTCCCAGGTTCGATTCGCCAGCAGAACGCCTCCAAGCTCAACTTCACCTGGTTGGTCACCACCGGCGATGCCACCGGCACGGTTCAATTCAGCGAGATCATGATGCCGTCGCTGTTCGGCATGGGAGGCGGACAGCTCAATCCCAATCGGCGTCATCACCGTACCAGCCAGGAGTACGTGCTCGCTGCGTACATCACGGGCAAGCCCGGCCCGGCCGTGGCGCCACCCACGCCGCAGCTTGGGGCCAATTTGCCCATGGCCGACGAAGGCTCGCCCGATAAGCCAGCCGATGCGACGATCGACGCCAAGCTCCAGCCCGCCGCGCCCCCCGATGCCAAAGCCGCCGATACCAAAGCTACTGACGCCAAACCGGCCGAGACACCTGCCGCGGCGCCCAAGGACGATGAGCTCAACGTGGTGCTGGTCTGCGATATCGATGTGCTGTACTCGGCTTTCGTGGCGCTGCGCAACCGCGGCGACGACCCCGAGGCCGAGGTGCGGCTCGATCTCGACAACGTCTCGTTCGTGCTCAACTCGATTGACGCGTTGGCCAAGGAAGATCGCTACCTCGATGTGCGCAAGCGCCGCGAGCGTCACCGCAGCTTGAGCGACCTGGACCAGCGGACCGAAAAGATTCGCGAGCAGTCGGCCGCCCAGCGCGAGAAGTTCGTGCAAGAGTTCGAAAAGGCCCGCGAAGCCGCCCAGGCCGAACTCGACAAGAAAGTCGCCGAAATCCAAAAGCAGACCGAAGGCAACCCGCTGCAAACCTTGCAGCGCGTCGAGATGGTCCGCCGCGCCGAGGAGCAGCGTCTGGAGGCCAAGACGAGCCAACTGCAAAGCAAGCGCGACGCCGCAATTCAAAAGGTCGAAACCGATTTGCATGTCGAAATCGGACGAGTCCAACGCCAGGCCAAGTTTCTGGCGGTCGCGATCCCGCCAATTCTCCCCCTCACCTTCGGCGCCTTTGTCTTTGCCAATCGGCGCCGGAAAGAACGCGAAGGCGTCTCCAAGATGCGACTGCGTTAG
- a CDS encoding ABC transporter ATP-binding protein, whose amino-acid sequence MIEAVNLSKYYGEFAATENVSFTVRQGEVVAFLGPNGAGKSTTMKLLTGYLAPSTGSARIAGHDMNSDRLAGAKRLGYLPENGPLYPDMSPRELLNFFADARGLSGKYKDTRIDAVIQLCDLGSVIGKPIGKLSKGYRQRVGMAQVLLHEPDVLIMDEPTAGLDPNQIREVRETIRKLGEQKTILLSTHILQEVEAMAGRVLFINEGRLVFDGPTSEFRLQDRSLDQRFQDLTAAS is encoded by the coding sequence ATGATCGAGGCGGTCAACCTCTCGAAGTACTACGGCGAATTTGCCGCCACCGAAAACGTCTCCTTCACGGTGCGGCAAGGCGAAGTGGTCGCCTTTCTTGGCCCCAACGGCGCCGGCAAAAGCACCACCATGAAGCTCCTCACCGGCTACCTCGCCCCTAGCACCGGTTCGGCAAGGATCGCCGGACACGACATGAACTCCGATCGCCTCGCGGGCGCCAAGCGGCTGGGCTACCTCCCCGAAAATGGCCCCCTCTATCCCGATATGAGCCCCCGCGAACTGCTCAACTTCTTCGCCGACGCGCGCGGCCTCTCGGGCAAGTACAAAGACACCCGCATCGACGCGGTGATCCAGCTCTGCGATCTCGGCAGCGTCATTGGCAAGCCCATCGGCAAACTCTCCAAGGGCTATCGACAGCGCGTTGGCATGGCGCAAGTCCTGCTGCACGAACCCGACGTGCTGATCATGGACGAACCGACCGCCGGCCTCGATCCCAACCAAATTCGCGAAGTGCGCGAAACCATCCGCAAACTGGGCGAGCAAAAAACCATTCTGCTCTCCACGCACATCTTGCAAGAAGTCGAAGCCATGGCGGGCCGCGTGCTGTTCATCAACGAAGGCCGCCTGGTCTTCGATGGCCCCACCAGCGAATTTCGTCTGCAAGATCGCTCGCTCGATCAACGCTTCCAGGACCTCACCGCCGCTTCGTAA
- a CDS encoding DUF418 domain-containing protein, which produces MSTSIEPGASRLVEVDALRGFALFGILVVNSAVFASPYYGSGLADPAFTSPLDQATRWLLATFFEGKFYLLFSFLFGYSFTLQMASAERAGANFLPRIWRRQIGLALIGIAHAVLLYPGDILTTYAVLGLVLLALRRISDRRALQLAVLLVVLIALLLATAGLTMWLLSEGPDPATIHADSRQAIAAYRQSPATALCQNLRDLPESLLGIGLLQAPSALAMFLLGLVAGRRRLFAELLDHRHILQRMLWIGMLVGLPGALGYAYATTRFNDLAISVLGLALGWLTAPLLTGAYIAAAMLAFQTPRGGQAARRLAPAGRMALSNYLLQSLVCALIFTAYGLGEVGRIAPPAVLLLACGIFTGQLALSDWWLREHTYGPVEWLLRALTLAKWPAWRTPPAAPIAKTC; this is translated from the coding sequence ATGTCCACTTCCATCGAACCCGGCGCATCGCGCCTCGTCGAAGTCGATGCGCTCCGCGGCTTCGCGCTGTTCGGCATTCTCGTGGTCAACAGCGCCGTCTTCGCCTCTCCCTATTACGGATCGGGACTGGCCGACCCCGCCTTTACCTCGCCGCTCGACCAGGCCACGCGCTGGCTGCTGGCGACCTTCTTTGAAGGCAAGTTCTATCTGCTCTTTTCCTTTCTGTTCGGCTACAGCTTCACCTTGCAAATGGCCTCGGCCGAGCGCGCCGGCGCGAACTTTCTCCCGCGTATCTGGCGCCGCCAAATCGGTTTGGCGCTGATTGGTATTGCGCATGCCGTGCTGCTCTATCCGGGCGATATCCTCACCACCTACGCCGTCCTGGGGCTGGTGCTGTTGGCGCTGCGCCGTATTTCCGACCGTCGCGCGTTGCAACTCGCCGTGTTGCTGGTTGTGCTGATTGCACTGTTGCTCGCCACGGCTGGCTTGACCATGTGGCTGCTGTCAGAAGGGCCCGATCCTGCCACAATTCATGCCGATTCTCGACAGGCAATTGCCGCGTATCGCCAGTCACCCGCAACGGCCTTGTGCCAGAATTTGCGTGATCTCCCTGAATCACTCCTTGGCATTGGCCTCTTGCAGGCGCCGTCCGCGCTAGCCATGTTCCTGTTGGGACTCGTCGCGGGACGCCGGCGATTGTTCGCCGAACTTTTGGATCATCGACACATCCTGCAGCGCATGTTGTGGATCGGCATGCTGGTTGGCCTGCCGGGCGCGCTCGGCTACGCCTACGCCACAACCAGGTTCAACGACTTGGCGATTAGCGTCCTCGGCCTCGCGCTCGGGTGGCTCACGGCGCCGCTGCTGACCGGCGCCTATATCGCCGCCGCGATGCTCGCCTTTCAAACGCCGCGCGGCGGTCAGGCCGCTCGGCGTTTGGCCCCCGCCGGTCGCATGGCGCTCTCCAACTATCTGCTGCAATCTCTCGTCTGTGCGCTCATTTTTACTGCCTATGGCCTGGGCGAGGTCGGCCGCATCGCGCCGCCGGCTGTGCTGCTCTTGGCCTGTGGCATCTTCACCGGCCAATTGGCGCTGAGCGACTGGTGGCTACGCGAGCATACCTATGGTCCTGTCGAATGGCTGCTCCGGGCGCTGACATTGGCCAAATGGCCTGCCTGGCGCACGCCACCAGCGGCCCCAATTGCCAAAACTTGCTGA
- the nadB gene encoding L-aspartate oxidase — protein MNDAELVPRYLAQFHPKRVPHHFTDVLIIGGGLAGLRAAMAVDPALSVLVVTKLNLAQSNSQYAQGGIAGVLDPEDRFENHIADTLRAGGSLCDRAVVEMVVREAPRHILELIEWGTHFDLADSAGHLALGREGGHSHDRIVHALGDATGQEVMRAVIARANRLANIDTWQNTFTLDLLTEAGLCRGALVWNPRHGKTFIWAKQTILCTGGCGQVYRETTNPEVATGDGLALAYRAGAELRDMEFMQFHPTVLYIAGSSRHLITEAIRGAGAYLVDRAGHRFMPDYDERAELAPRDIVSQAIVSQMEKSRHPNVYLDLSHLDSEKVRARFPGIATLCAQFGLDITRDPIPVRPGAHYMIGGVTVDMQGRTTVERLWAAGEVTSSGLHGANRLASNSLLEGLVYGARAGAGASAAAASIADNFSALPIENPPTPEPDERLDLADIRNSLKSLMWRSIGIRRHEPELGEALQTVDRWQRYVLRRQFNDPAGWELQNMLLVSRLMIAAARQREESRGVHLREDYPNLDESRWRRHIAFQRRDEPTT, from the coding sequence ATGAACGACGCCGAACTGGTCCCCCGCTACCTCGCCCAGTTTCACCCCAAGCGGGTGCCGCATCACTTCACCGATGTGCTCATCATCGGCGGCGGCTTGGCCGGGCTGCGCGCCGCCATGGCGGTCGATCCGGCCCTTTCGGTGCTAGTGGTCACCAAACTCAACCTCGCCCAGTCGAACAGCCAGTACGCGCAAGGCGGCATCGCCGGCGTCCTCGATCCCGAAGATCGCTTCGAAAACCACATCGCCGACACCTTGCGCGCCGGTGGCTCGCTCTGCGATCGCGCAGTCGTCGAGATGGTCGTGCGCGAGGCGCCGCGACATATCCTCGAACTCATCGAATGGGGCACCCACTTCGATCTGGCCGACAGCGCCGGCCACTTGGCGCTTGGCCGCGAAGGCGGACATAGTCACGATCGCATCGTCCACGCGCTCGGCGACGCCACCGGCCAAGAGGTGATGCGCGCCGTGATCGCCCGCGCCAATCGCCTGGCCAATATCGACACTTGGCAAAACACCTTCACGCTCGATCTGCTCACCGAGGCAGGCCTCTGCCGCGGCGCGCTGGTTTGGAATCCGCGGCATGGCAAGACCTTTATCTGGGCCAAGCAAACCATCCTCTGCACTGGCGGTTGCGGACAGGTCTATCGTGAAACGACCAACCCCGAGGTCGCCACCGGCGACGGACTGGCCCTCGCCTATCGCGCCGGCGCCGAACTGCGCGACATGGAGTTCATGCAGTTCCATCCCACCGTCTTGTACATCGCCGGCTCCAGCCGCCACCTCATCACCGAAGCCATTCGCGGCGCCGGCGCCTATTTGGTCGATCGCGCCGGCCACCGCTTCATGCCCGACTATGACGAACGCGCAGAACTCGCCCCGCGCGACATCGTCAGCCAGGCGATCGTGAGCCAGATGGAAAAGTCGCGGCATCCCAATGTCTATCTCGATCTCAGCCATCTCGATTCCGAAAAAGTCCGCGCGCGCTTTCCCGGCATTGCCACGCTGTGCGCCCAGTTCGGGCTCGACATCACGCGCGATCCCATCCCAGTTCGCCCTGGCGCGCACTACATGATCGGCGGCGTCACTGTCGACATGCAAGGTCGCACCACCGTCGAGCGACTATGGGCCGCCGGCGAGGTGACCTCCAGCGGACTGCATGGCGCCAATCGTTTGGCGTCGAACAGCTTGCTGGAAGGTCTGGTCTATGGCGCGCGGGCCGGCGCCGGCGCCAGCGCCGCGGCCGCCAGCATCGCCGATAACTTTAGCGCCCTGCCGATCGAAAATCCCCCCACGCCAGAACCTGACGAACGGCTCGACCTGGCCGACATCCGCAACTCGCTCAAAAGCCTCATGTGGCGCAGCATCGGCATTCGCCGGCACGAACCCGAACTCGGCGAAGCTTTGCAAACGGTTGATCGTTGGCAACGCTATGTGTTGCGGCGGCAATTCAACGATCCTGCTGGCTGGGAGTTGCAAAACATGCTGCTGGTCTCGCGACTCATGATCGCCGCCGCGCGCCAGCGCGAAGAGTCGCGCGGCGTCCATCTGCGCGAAGATTATCCCAACCTCGACGAGTCGCGCTGGCGACGCCATATCGCCTTTCAGCGCCGCGATGAACCAACAACGTGA
- a CDS encoding glycosyltransferase family 39 protein yields MVFLIALVAISVARWDVLHSPPWQDQATGLWTEADFLAETRFDFWRLRYQENHYFDQPSGARSYMISAQPAMIAALMLALPSIDSVIVLVRLGSFVCGALSLAIVWILAAPIAGRAIATLATVALGATPMFITQVEHMGMDVPLMLWTLITIWLLANGRYRAAALASAVAFLMKSSGQLVTTAGAALVLFKLLTSRHDDRATRTWLWQSLALFTLVFVAETLFTAWGDTTILFRLVAPWPSTSRLPWAMLYTTPDVVALLAIASVATLIVGIAYLRQNGWRRALAAATTEQTAVLASWILIGLALFAAWRYLYCPRYFLCALPGVYLCLVAAITALPAGHKLAMVGLCCVIVGNLANQYGRFFPDIARVTTADLARDPSLTIRSCLYRERSREYLAEHLANQRTIDYLVEHHSDRLIFVEPPFLFLMTRPRLGYVDRPLHAVTPAVYDPTVQQVYAQLVEAQRRGNPDAGPLFVQFAASRITLPPPADDEILYSDQLTPPLLVYQPRFAPELVADQHKFEEAYLDSTWNTNWIGERVQTRWPFLMRTGRLQRARAELDQALGFTPYDASLRARRLELEALESKRAAGVESPAGPPLSAAIDRKSTRPTP; encoded by the coding sequence GTGGTCTTTCTCATCGCGCTGGTGGCGATCTCGGTCGCTCGCTGGGACGTGCTCCATTCCCCCCCCTGGCAAGACCAGGCCACCGGCCTCTGGACCGAGGCAGACTTTCTGGCTGAAACGCGGTTCGACTTTTGGCGGCTGCGCTATCAAGAAAACCACTACTTCGATCAACCCAGCGGCGCTCGCTCGTACATGATCAGCGCGCAGCCGGCGATGATCGCCGCGCTGATGCTGGCGCTCCCCAGCATCGACTCGGTGATTGTCTTGGTGCGCCTCGGCAGCTTTGTGTGCGGCGCCCTGTCGCTTGCCATCGTGTGGATTCTGGCGGCGCCGATCGCCGGGCGCGCCATCGCCACACTCGCCACGGTCGCGCTTGGCGCCACGCCAATGTTCATCACGCAGGTCGAACACATGGGCATGGACGTGCCGCTCATGCTGTGGACGCTCATCACCATTTGGCTGCTGGCCAATGGCCGCTACCGCGCCGCCGCACTCGCCTCGGCCGTGGCCTTCTTGATGAAGTCCAGCGGCCAACTCGTCACCACCGCCGGCGCCGCGCTGGTGCTATTCAAGCTGTTGACGTCGCGCCACGATGACCGCGCCACGCGAACATGGCTCTGGCAATCGCTGGCCTTGTTCACGCTGGTCTTTGTTGCCGAGACGTTGTTCACTGCCTGGGGAGACACCACCATCCTCTTTCGGCTCGTGGCGCCTTGGCCCAGCACGTCGCGCCTGCCATGGGCAATGCTCTACACCACGCCCGACGTGGTGGCGCTGCTTGCCATCGCAAGTGTGGCGACTCTTATCGTGGGCATCGCCTACTTGCGGCAAAACGGTTGGCGGCGCGCGCTCGCCGCCGCGACCACCGAGCAAACCGCGGTGCTGGCAAGCTGGATCTTGATCGGTCTCGCCCTGTTCGCCGCCTGGCGCTATCTGTATTGCCCGCGCTATTTTCTGTGCGCGCTGCCCGGCGTCTATCTCTGTCTGGTCGCGGCAATCACGGCGCTGCCGGCCGGTCACAAGCTGGCCATGGTCGGCCTGTGCTGCGTGATCGTCGGCAACTTGGCAAATCAATACGGCCGATTCTTTCCCGATATTGCCCGCGTCACTACGGCCGATCTGGCGCGCGATCCCAGCCTCACCATTCGCTCCTGTCTCTACCGCGAGCGCAGTCGCGAGTATCTGGCCGAGCACCTGGCGAACCAGCGCACCATCGATTATCTGGTCGAGCATCATTCCGACCGGCTGATCTTCGTTGAGCCGCCGTTCTTGTTCTTGATGACCCGGCCACGCCTAGGCTATGTCGATCGTCCGCTTCATGCGGTCACTCCGGCGGTCTACGATCCCACGGTTCAACAAGTCTATGCGCAGCTTGTCGAGGCGCAGCGCCGTGGCAATCCTGACGCGGGACCCTTGTTCGTGCAGTTCGCCGCCAGCCGCATTACGCTGCCGCCGCCTGCGGACGACGAGATCCTCTACTCCGATCAACTCACGCCGCCGCTATTGGTCTATCAGCCGCGCTTCGCGCCCGAGTTGGTCGCCGACCAACATAAGTTTGAAGAGGCGTACCTCGACAGCACCTGGAACACCAACTGGATTGGCGAGCGCGTGCAAACCCGCTGGCCCTTTCTCATGCGCACCGGCCGCTTGCAGCGCGCCCGCGCGGAACTGGACCAGGCGCTCGGCTTCACGCCCTACGACGCCAGTCTGCGCGCGCGGCGGCTGGAGTTGGAAGCGCTCGAATCCAAGCGCGCCGCTGGCGTCGAGTCGCCGGCCGGCCCTCCTCTATCCGCAGCCATCGACAGGAAGTCCACACGACCAACGCCATGA
- a CDS encoding molybdopterin-dependent oxidoreductase, with translation MKPLSDFLSRHRELTRRYFLKLGAAGLAVPAVLNSVDRADAATGGSLLPNAEEKAKRFGSYLTPDELFGDVSRGDPVPHSLPVEKKAEVGMTRDTWRLEVIADPDHPVRLRNPLTKENKRALDFNGLLALGEKHAVRFPKIMTCLNLGCPLGMGLWEGVPLREVIWLAQPREDTRRVFYYGYHNDDAEQIFRSSLPIGRVLEDYFDLPPIILCYKLNGQWLSSQRGGPVRMVVPEAYGFKSVKWISHIVLSNLFHANDTYAEEGNDIDSPMKTFAATISAPRQVKAGEPFALTGYAQVGVGGISKVQACVESRNGESKDASGEAAAPWIDMEILGAPDTWGGGLPDDKIPPGTHGFDSATGRPATWPLRFCAVHWAGVHPGLPAGEHTFRCRAVDGRGVAQPMPRPFRKSGSNAVEQFKLVVT, from the coding sequence ATGAAACCGCTGAGCGACTTTCTTTCGCGGCATCGCGAATTGACGCGACGGTATTTTCTCAAGCTGGGCGCGGCGGGCCTGGCAGTGCCGGCCGTGTTGAACTCGGTGGATCGAGCGGACGCCGCGACCGGCGGATCGCTGTTGCCGAATGCCGAGGAGAAAGCCAAGCGGTTTGGCAGTTACTTGACGCCCGACGAGTTATTTGGCGATGTTTCGCGCGGCGATCCCGTGCCGCATTCGTTGCCGGTGGAGAAGAAGGCCGAGGTCGGCATGACGCGCGACACTTGGCGGTTGGAAGTGATTGCCGATCCAGATCATCCGGTGCGTTTGCGCAATCCGTTGACCAAGGAAAACAAGCGTGCGCTCGACTTCAACGGGCTGTTGGCGCTAGGCGAGAAGCATGCCGTGCGCTTTCCGAAGATCATGACCTGCTTGAATCTTGGCTGCCCATTGGGCATGGGACTCTGGGAAGGGGTGCCATTGCGCGAGGTGATCTGGCTGGCGCAGCCACGCGAGGACACGCGGCGAGTGTTTTACTATGGCTATCACAACGACGATGCGGAGCAAATATTTCGCAGTTCGCTGCCGATTGGTCGCGTGCTGGAGGATTATTTCGATTTGCCGCCGATCATCTTGTGCTACAAGCTCAATGGTCAGTGGCTCAGCAGTCAACGCGGCGGGCCGGTGCGCATGGTGGTTCCAGAGGCGTATGGCTTCAAGTCGGTGAAATGGATTTCGCACATCGTGCTGAGCAATCTCTTTCATGCCAACGACACATACGCCGAGGAGGGCAACGACATCGACAGCCCGATGAAGACCTTTGCGGCGACGATCTCGGCGCCGCGCCAAGTGAAGGCGGGCGAGCCATTCGCGCTGACAGGATACGCGCAGGTTGGCGTCGGCGGCATCAGTAAAGTGCAGGCCTGCGTCGAGTCGCGCAACGGGGAGAGCAAAGACGCTTCTGGCGAAGCGGCGGCACCATGGATCGACATGGAGATTCTTGGTGCGCCTGACACCTGGGGGGGCGGCCTGCCGGACGACAAGATTCCGCCGGGCACTCACGGATTTGACTCCGCAACGGGGAGGCCCGCAACGTGGCCGCTGCGCTTTTGCGCCGTGCATTGGGCCGGCGTGCATCCCGGTTTGCCGGCGGGGGAGCACACCTTTCGTTGCCGAGCGGTCGACGGCCGTGGCGTTGCCCAGCCCATGCCGCGCCCCTTTCGCAAGAGCGGCAGCAACGCTGTTGAGCAGTTCAAGCTAGTCGTGACTTGA
- a CDS encoding PaaI family thioesterase, with the protein MDDPLPLIQQAMKGLLPDLLGMEFTLVTPERVVATLTVRPELCTVGGILHGGAIMAFADTLGATATVINLQGGSTTTIESKTNFLRAAPAGTVVTGETTPLHRGGTTMVWQTRVTTADGKLVANVVQTQLVLKGK; encoded by the coding sequence ATGGACGACCCGCTGCCGCTCATTCAACAAGCGATGAAGGGGCTTCTGCCCGACCTGTTGGGCATGGAGTTCACGCTGGTCACGCCAGAGCGCGTCGTCGCCACGCTCACGGTTCGGCCAGAGCTATGCACCGTCGGCGGCATCTTGCACGGCGGCGCGATCATGGCCTTCGCCGACACCCTTGGCGCCACCGCCACGGTGATCAACCTGCAAGGCGGTTCGACCACCACCATCGAATCGAAGACCAACTTCTTGCGCGCTGCGCCGGCCGGCACGGTCGTCACCGGCGAAACCACGCCGCTGCACCGTGGCGGCACAACCATGGTGTGGCAAACCCGCGTCACCACCGCCGATGGCAAGCTCGTGGCCAACGTCGTGCAAACTCAACTGGTGCTCAAGGGGAAGTGA
- a CDS encoding cobalamin B12-binding domain-containing protein: protein MPAPAAAKSARPARPIRVVLAKIGLDGHDRGVQVIARALRDAGMEVIYTGLWQSPEAVVRAVEEEDADVLGISLLSGAHMVLMPSLMADLRQRGLDHVQVILGGIIPEEDLPALAALGVAKVFTPGASLTDVAAFVASAVRG, encoded by the coding sequence ATGCCCGCCCCTGCCGCCGCCAAATCCGCCCGCCCCGCGCGTCCGATTCGCGTGGTCCTCGCCAAGATCGGACTCGATGGCCACGACCGCGGCGTGCAGGTGATCGCCCGCGCCCTGCGCGACGCTGGCATGGAGGTCATCTACACCGGCCTCTGGCAAAGCCCCGAGGCGGTGGTCCGCGCCGTCGAGGAAGAAGACGCCGATGTCCTCGGCATCAGCCTCCTCTCTGGCGCCCACATGGTCCTCATGCCGTCGCTCATGGCCGATCTGCGCCAGCGTGGGCTGGACCATGTGCAGGTCATCCTCGGCGGCATCATCCCTGAAGAAGACCTCCCCGCGCTCGCCGCGCTCGGCGTGGCCAAGGTCTTCACCCCCGGCGCGTCGCTCACCGACGTCGCCGCGTTCGTGGCATCCGCCGTTCGCGGGTAA